One stretch of Halobaculum marinum DNA includes these proteins:
- a CDS encoding helix-turn-helix domain-containing protein — protein sequence MSIVAEFRLVHPDIPTLDALARADGMALTAEQVIADDPRHPTVFFWAEGEAFDVFEAGIDDDAGICEWERIESLDGRRLYRIDIDGAASVVIYPTDVEVGASRLGFSATAAGLDVRMRFPGRQELETYFARCREQGIDVSLTRLYGSERDDDFLTVSPKQREALVAAAERGYFRVPRESDLSSLAGDLGVSAQSASERLRRGTEALVREAFDVDDRDA from the coding sequence GTGAGTATCGTCGCCGAGTTCCGCCTCGTCCACCCCGACATTCCCACGCTCGACGCCCTCGCCCGTGCCGACGGGATGGCGCTCACCGCCGAGCAGGTGATCGCCGACGACCCCCGGCACCCCACCGTCTTCTTCTGGGCCGAGGGGGAGGCGTTCGACGTGTTCGAGGCCGGCATCGACGACGACGCCGGGATCTGTGAGTGGGAGCGCATCGAGTCGCTCGACGGACGGCGGCTGTACCGGATCGACATCGACGGCGCGGCGTCGGTCGTGATCTACCCCACCGACGTCGAGGTAGGCGCTTCGCGGTTAGGCTTCTCGGCGACCGCCGCGGGCCTCGACGTCCGGATGCGCTTTCCCGGGCGGCAGGAGTTGGAGACGTACTTCGCGCGCTGTCGCGAGCAGGGGATCGACGTCTCGTTGACCCGGCTGTACGGGAGCGAGCGCGACGACGACTTCCTGACGGTGTCGCCGAAACAGCGCGAGGCGCTCGTGGCCGCCGCCGAGCGGGGCTACTTCCGCGTCCCTCGCGAGTCGGACCTGTCGTCGCTGGCCGGGGATCTCGGCGTCTCGGCGCAGTCGGCCTCCGAGCGACTCCGCCGCGGGACCGAGGCGCTCGTCAGGGAGGCGTTCGACGTAGACGACCGCGACGCGTAG
- the sucD gene encoding succinate--CoA ligase subunit alpha: MSIFVDDDTRVVVQGITGGEGKFHTEQMLEYGTNVVAGAVPGKGGQEVAGVPVYDTVDQAVAEEDADASVVFVPPAFAGDAVFEALDTDLDLVVAITEGIPTQDMAKVNKRLSEVDTRLLGPNCPGIITPGEAKLGILPGNIFESGNVGLVSRSGTLTYQVVSNLTERGIGQTTAIGIGGDPIIGTSFVDALEAFEADTDTDAVVMCGEIGGEDEEQAAKFIAENMDTPVAGFIAGRTAPPGKRMGHAGAIVSGSGTGTAESKIGALNDAGVPVGDTPNEVADHIEDFL, encoded by the coding sequence ATGAGTATCTTCGTCGACGACGACACTCGCGTCGTGGTGCAGGGCATCACGGGCGGGGAAGGCAAGTTCCACACCGAACAGATGCTGGAGTACGGCACGAACGTCGTCGCGGGCGCGGTGCCCGGCAAGGGCGGCCAGGAGGTCGCCGGCGTCCCCGTCTACGACACGGTCGACCAGGCCGTCGCCGAGGAGGACGCCGACGCGTCCGTCGTGTTCGTCCCGCCGGCGTTCGCCGGCGACGCCGTCTTCGAGGCGCTCGACACCGACCTCGACCTCGTCGTCGCCATCACCGAGGGCATCCCGACGCAGGACATGGCCAAGGTGAACAAGCGGCTCTCGGAGGTCGACACCCGTCTGCTCGGCCCCAACTGCCCCGGCATCATCACCCCCGGTGAGGCGAAACTGGGTATCCTCCCCGGCAACATCTTCGAGTCCGGCAACGTCGGGCTCGTCTCGCGCTCGGGCACCCTGACGTACCAGGTCGTCTCGAACCTGACCGAGCGCGGCATCGGCCAGACCACCGCCATCGGCATCGGCGGCGACCCGATCATCGGGACCTCCTTCGTCGACGCGCTGGAGGCGTTCGAGGCCGACACCGACACCGACGCGGTCGTCATGTGCGGTGAGATCGGTGGCGAGGACGAGGAGCAGGCCGCGAAGTTCATCGCGGAGAACATGGACACGCCCGTCGCCGGCTTCATCGCCGGCCGCACCGCCCCGCCGGGCAAGCGCATGGGCCACGCCGGCGCCATCGTCTCCGGCTCCGGCACCGGCACCGCCGAGTCGAAGATCGGCGCGCTCAACGACGCGGGCGTCCCCGTCGGCGACACGCCCAACGAGGTCGCCGACCACATCGAGGACTTCCTGTAA
- the sucC gene encoding ADP-forming succinate--CoA ligase subunit beta: MRLHEYQAKQVFADAGIPTPDSRLASTVEEVMDAVDDIGYPAAIKAQVHVGGRGKAGGIKIATSEEEAREAAESIIGMDLKGYEVDKVLVEAGVDFENELYVGITMDRGEGEPVAMVSTEGGVDIESVAEETPEKIAREHIDPAFGLHPYQARKVVFEAGIPKDVAMDVASILSTLYDLYESKDASEVEINPVMITSDREVVAADAVMNIDEDALFRQPELAEMEDEAAGDELEAKANEYGFDYVRLSGNVGIIGNGAGLVMTTLDLVDYYGGAPANFLDIGGGAKAERVTQALDMVFADENVDSVVFNIFGGITRGDEVAKGINEALEQFDEIPKPVVVRLAGTNAEEGMEILNKDLVQVEGTLEDAVQRAVKNAEEVTQ; the protein is encoded by the coding sequence ATGAGACTTCACGAGTACCAGGCGAAGCAGGTCTTCGCCGACGCCGGGATCCCGACCCCGGACTCGCGGCTCGCGTCCACGGTCGAGGAGGTCATGGACGCGGTCGACGACATCGGGTATCCGGCCGCCATCAAGGCGCAGGTCCACGTCGGCGGACGTGGGAAAGCCGGCGGCATCAAGATCGCCACGAGCGAGGAGGAGGCGCGCGAGGCCGCCGAGTCCATCATCGGGATGGATCTCAAGGGCTACGAGGTCGACAAGGTCCTCGTCGAGGCCGGCGTCGACTTCGAGAACGAACTGTACGTCGGCATCACGATGGACCGCGGCGAGGGCGAACCCGTCGCGATGGTGTCGACCGAGGGTGGCGTCGACATTGAGTCGGTCGCCGAGGAGACGCCCGAGAAGATCGCTCGCGAGCACATCGACCCCGCGTTCGGCCTGCACCCGTACCAGGCCCGCAAGGTCGTGTTCGAGGCCGGCATCCCGAAGGACGTCGCGATGGACGTGGCGTCGATCCTCTCGACGCTGTACGACCTGTACGAGTCGAAGGACGCCTCCGAGGTCGAGATCAACCCCGTCATGATCACGTCCGACCGCGAGGTCGTCGCGGCCGACGCCGTCATGAACATCGACGAGGACGCGCTGTTCCGCCAGCCCGAACTCGCCGAGATGGAGGACGAGGCCGCCGGCGACGAGCTGGAGGCGAAGGCCAACGAGTACGGCTTCGACTACGTCCGTCTGTCGGGCAACGTCGGCATCATCGGCAACGGCGCCGGACTCGTGATGACGACGCTCGACCTCGTGGACTACTACGGCGGCGCGCCCGCCAACTTCCTCGACATCGGTGGCGGCGCCAAGGCCGAGCGCGTCACGCAGGCGCTGGACATGGTGTTCGCCGACGAGAACGTCGACAGCGTCGTGTTCAACATCTTCGGCGGCATCACCCGCGGCGACGAGGTCGCCAAGGGGATCAACGAGGCGCTCGAACAGTTCGACGAGATTCCCAAGCCGGTCGTCGTCCGCCTCGCGGGGACGAACGCCGAGGAGGGGATGGAGATCCTCAACAAGGACCTCGTGCAGGTCGAGGGCACCCTTGAGGACGCGGTCCAACGTGCAGTGAAGAACGCAGAGGAGGTGACCCAATGA
- a CDS encoding SHOCT domain-containing protein has protein sequence MPSADDPSTRRSLHRLVEHYTPNGVLGRLLFASGAGVATLLSLFVAVSGGGLLGAIGFVVGSIAMLTAGVLGLVVLWPVYLSLIGNVDSAADYPQSPRRTAAVADAADSPEAVLKRRYAAGEIDHEEFEARLDRVVSSRDDRQTRTDGESRDRVTEHAR, from the coding sequence GTGCCCTCCGCTGACGACCCCTCGACCCGCCGGTCGCTGCACCGACTCGTCGAACACTACACCCCGAACGGTGTGCTCGGCAGACTCCTGTTCGCCAGTGGCGCGGGCGTCGCGACACTGCTCTCGCTGTTCGTCGCCGTCTCTGGTGGCGGTCTCCTCGGCGCGATTGGCTTCGTCGTCGGGAGCATTGCGATGCTGACGGCGGGGGTGCTCGGTCTCGTCGTCCTGTGGCCCGTCTACCTCTCGCTCATCGGCAACGTCGACAGCGCCGCCGACTACCCACAGTCGCCCCGTCGTACCGCCGCCGTCGCCGACGCCGCCGACTCACCCGAGGCGGTGTTGAAGCGCCGGTACGCCGCGGGTGAGATCGACCACGAGGAGTTCGAGGCTCGCCTCGACCGCGTCGTGTCGTCTCGCGACGACCGCCAGACGAGGACCGACGGCGAGTCACGGGACCGAGTGACCGAACACGCTCGGTGA
- a CDS encoding NADPH:quinone reductase — translation MRAVRFHEHGDESVLTVEEVDRPDPAPDEVLVEVASAGVNPVDTYFREGSYEPYGLPAVPGVDAAGTAVEVGEAVAGVEVGDPVFATGLSSTMPGGYAEFVAVPDDRLAVLPEDADLVAAGGAGVAAVTAWRALVQHANLRPAETVLIHGGSGGVGHVAVQVAAATGAHVIATAAEGYHEEVAALGADAVLDYNRGDLAEAVTDATDGDGVDVILDHRLDEYLGFDAEVAAQGARVVGIGENDPAIGFPYSATARGKDLSLQLMSMFNTPSLADALADVASLWGDDIDVTVAHSYDLEGASEAQMAVMNDSFLGKLVIEP, via the coding sequence ATGCGCGCAGTCCGCTTCCACGAACACGGCGACGAATCGGTACTGACGGTGGAGGAGGTCGACCGACCCGACCCAGCGCCCGACGAGGTGCTCGTCGAGGTGGCCTCGGCGGGCGTCAACCCGGTGGACACCTACTTCCGCGAGGGGTCGTACGAGCCGTACGGCCTCCCCGCGGTCCCGGGCGTCGACGCCGCCGGCACGGCGGTCGAGGTGGGCGAGGCTGTCGCGGGGGTCGAGGTCGGCGACCCCGTGTTCGCGACCGGCCTCTCAAGCACGATGCCCGGCGGCTACGCCGAGTTCGTCGCGGTGCCCGACGACCGGCTCGCGGTGCTCCCGGAGGACGCGGACCTCGTCGCCGCCGGCGGGGCGGGCGTCGCCGCCGTCACGGCGTGGCGGGCGCTCGTCCAGCACGCGAACCTCCGACCAGCCGAGACCGTGCTGATCCACGGCGGCTCCGGCGGCGTCGGCCACGTCGCGGTGCAGGTCGCCGCCGCGACCGGCGCCCACGTCATCGCGACGGCGGCGGAGGGGTACCACGAGGAGGTCGCGGCACTGGGCGCCGACGCGGTGCTCGACTACAACCGCGGCGACCTCGCCGAGGCGGTGACGGACGCCACCGACGGCGACGGTGTCGACGTGATTCTCGACCACCGCCTCGACGAGTACCTCGGCTTCGACGCCGAGGTCGCCGCCCAGGGCGCTCGCGTCGTCGGCATCGGCGAGAACGACCCAGCGATCGGGTTCCCCTACTCGGCGACCGCCCGCGGGAAGGACCTCTCGCTGCAACTCATGTCCATGTTCAACACCCCGAGTCTCGCGGACGCGCTCGCCGACGTCGCCTCGCTGTGGGGCGACGACATCGACGTCACGGTCGCCCACAGCTACGACCTGGAGGGGGCGTCGGAGGCGCAGATGGCGGTGATGAACGACAGTTTCCTCGGGAAACTCGTGATCGAGCCGTAA
- a CDS encoding bacterio-opsin activator domain-containing protein: protein MTTPEVADRLGVGRRTVYARLERLADAGRVETKKVGAGGRVWWRPVDRDGPSESEGSEFDPGATKRQYRTVLEHFPNGAIALVDQDLRYTSFGGTPEGDADVTRHDLVGEPLREGLPPSLGQVVIPGYERALDGETATYEATVDDAVYQFHFYPVRDDDGTVIEALGMSQEVTARTRYHEQLEARLRQQEAVAALGQRALDYDDLDDLFAEATRLVADVLDDDYCKVLDLHSEREELLLREGVGWDDGIVGSATVSAVENDSQAAHTLATEGPVIVEDLHEETRFSGPDLLTSHDVRSGISTIIGSVESPWGILGVHDTEPAELSDHDAAFVQSVANVLASSIERWHHEREIGRNRRQLTALNSVNRVVRQITEAVIDRSTREAIESATCERLAVSESYDFAWVGVADAASKEIRVRAESGGDGYLEDTRITVDPDDERGNGPAGRAYRTGEIQFTHDAATDPQMEPWREQFDEHGWRSAATIPIVHGETVYGVLAVYTERAEAFVGHEREVIGNLGEVVGHAIASVERKRALLSDEVVELEFLVEDVFGPTGIDAPADPVHIHNAVPLDDSEYLVFGRTTATGVETFEMLVDTHPQYDRLAVQSDGDDRRFEVAVSDLPVLSTLAAMGGAIERAVIEDGDFRVTIQLSPTTDARQLIGAMRETYPGVSLLRREQVSRVNEGVDAAIPALTDRQQTALVTAYHAGYFSWPRDATAEEVATALDIAAPTLHQHLRKGQQKVFDAVFDDRDPDPVDVPER, encoded by the coding sequence ATGACGACCCCCGAAGTCGCCGACAGACTCGGTGTGGGACGTCGAACGGTGTACGCGCGGTTGGAGCGGTTGGCGGACGCGGGGCGTGTGGAGACGAAGAAGGTCGGCGCCGGGGGCCGCGTCTGGTGGCGACCGGTCGACCGAGACGGCCCGAGCGAGAGCGAGGGGTCGGAGTTTGACCCCGGGGCGACGAAACGCCAGTACCGGACGGTGCTCGAACACTTCCCGAACGGAGCGATCGCACTCGTCGACCAGGACCTCCGGTACACCTCGTTCGGGGGGACGCCCGAAGGCGACGCCGACGTGACCAGACACGACCTCGTCGGCGAACCGCTCCGGGAGGGACTGCCGCCGTCGCTCGGTCAGGTCGTGATCCCCGGCTACGAGCGGGCGTTGGACGGAGAGACGGCGACGTACGAGGCGACGGTCGACGACGCCGTGTACCAGTTCCACTTCTACCCCGTCCGCGACGACGACGGGACGGTGATCGAGGCGCTTGGGATGTCACAGGAGGTGACGGCCCGGACGCGCTACCACGAGCAACTCGAAGCGCGACTCCGCCAGCAGGAGGCGGTCGCGGCGCTGGGCCAACGAGCGCTCGACTACGACGACCTCGACGACCTGTTCGCGGAGGCCACGCGACTCGTCGCGGACGTGTTGGACGACGACTACTGCAAGGTGCTCGACCTCCACTCCGAGCGAGAGGAACTCCTGTTGCGCGAGGGCGTCGGGTGGGACGACGGAATCGTCGGCTCCGCGACCGTCTCGGCGGTCGAGAACGACTCGCAGGCGGCACACACACTGGCGACCGAGGGTCCGGTGATCGTCGAGGACTTGCACGAGGAGACCCGATTCAGCGGCCCGGATCTGCTCACGTCCCACGACGTGCGGAGCGGCATCTCCACGATCATCGGGTCGGTCGAGTCGCCGTGGGGGATCCTCGGAGTCCACGACACCGAACCGGCGGAGTTGTCCGACCACGACGCGGCGTTCGTCCAGTCGGTCGCCAACGTACTCGCCTCGTCGATCGAGCGGTGGCACCACGAGCGCGAGATCGGCCGCAACCGCCGACAACTGACCGCCCTCAACAGCGTCAACCGCGTGGTCCGGCAGATCACCGAGGCCGTCATCGACCGGTCCACGCGCGAGGCGATCGAGTCGGCGACGTGCGAACGCCTCGCCGTCTCCGAGTCGTACGACTTCGCCTGGGTCGGCGTCGCCGACGCGGCGAGCAAAGAGATCCGCGTCCGCGCCGAGTCCGGCGGCGACGGCTACCTCGAAGACACGCGAATCACGGTCGACCCCGACGACGAACGCGGGAACGGCCCAGCGGGTCGAGCCTACCGAACGGGAGAGATTCAGTTCACCCACGACGCCGCGACGGACCCACAGATGGAGCCGTGGCGCGAGCAGTTCGACGAGCACGGCTGGCGCTCGGCGGCGACGATTCCGATCGTCCACGGGGAGACGGTGTACGGTGTCCTCGCCGTGTACACCGAGCGCGCCGAGGCGTTCGTCGGCCACGAACGGGAGGTGATCGGCAACCTGGGCGAGGTCGTCGGCCACGCCATCGCCTCGGTCGAACGAAAGCGGGCGCTGTTGAGCGACGAGGTCGTCGAGTTGGAGTTCCTCGTCGAGGACGTGTTCGGGCCGACCGGCATCGACGCTCCCGCCGACCCGGTCCACATCCACAACGCCGTCCCGTTGGACGACTCGGAGTACCTCGTCTTCGGCCGGACGACCGCGACGGGGGTCGAGACGTTCGAGATGCTCGTCGACACCCACCCCCAGTACGACCGGCTGGCCGTCCAGTCAGACGGTGACGACCGGCGCTTCGAGGTTGCGGTCTCCGACCTGCCGGTGTTGTCGACACTCGCGGCGATGGGCGGCGCCATCGAGCGCGCCGTCATCGAAGACGGCGACTTCCGGGTCACGATTCAGCTGTCGCCGACCACGGACGCCCGGCAGTTGATCGGCGCGATGCGCGAGACGTACCCGGGCGTGTCGTTGCTGCGACGGGAGCAGGTGTCGAGAGTGAACGAAGGGGTCGACGCGGCGATTCCCGCGCTGACCGACCGACAGCAGACGGCGTTGGTGACCGCGTACCACGCCGGTTACTTCTCGTGGCCCCGCGACGCGACCGCCGAGGAGGTCGCGACGGCGCTGGACATCGCCGCTCCGACGCTCCACCAACACCTCCGGAAAGGTCAACAGAAGGTGTTCGACGCGGTGTTCGACGACCGCGACCCCGATCCAGTCGACGTGCCGGAGCGCTGA
- a CDS encoding DUF7344 domain-containing protein: MPADETLRGSADGPPMHGDPSHASLLTTTLSESERHRVLSSERRRHVLAVVSARESPVSLAALAAAVVAREDDADPADDTAREHAKISLHHVHLPMLDERGVLQYDTDAHVICA; the protein is encoded by the coding sequence ATGCCAGCCGACGAGACGCTGAGGGGGTCGGCAGACGGCCCGCCGATGCACGGCGACCCGAGTCACGCATCCCTGCTGACAACGACGCTCTCCGAATCCGAACGCCACCGCGTGCTCTCCTCCGAGCGCCGCAGACACGTGTTGGCCGTCGTGTCCGCGCGCGAGTCGCCGGTCTCGCTCGCGGCGCTCGCGGCCGCCGTGGTCGCCCGCGAGGACGACGCCGACCCCGCAGACGACACCGCCCGCGAACACGCGAAAATCTCGCTGCACCACGTCCACCTGCCGATGCTGGACGAGCGCGGCGTGCTCCAGTACGACACGGACGCCCACGTGATCTGCGCCTGA
- a CDS encoding DUF7563 family protein → MPTCQNCQSFVTERYVKVFEPEGVNQPRACPHCEDMVRRGKTVRAKKN, encoded by the coding sequence ATGCCGACCTGCCAGAACTGCCAATCGTTCGTCACGGAGCGGTACGTCAAGGTGTTCGAACCGGAGGGCGTCAACCAACCCCGGGCGTGTCCCCACTGCGAGGACATGGTTCGGCGCGGCAAGACGGTCCGCGCGAAGAAGAACTGA
- a CDS encoding DsrE family protein — translation MRTAMHCSADAPDAQRRALANAANLLGDDTVPLSGLVVVFNGDGVHAVRADSPVADDVRGLLARTPEETNSPEAPTIEVCACSNSLAARDVAEDELVYGVDVVSSGMGELTRRQADGYGYIKVP, via the coding sequence ATGCGAACTGCGATGCACTGTTCGGCGGACGCGCCGGACGCTCAGCGCCGCGCACTCGCCAACGCGGCGAACCTCCTCGGCGACGACACCGTGCCGCTCTCGGGCCTCGTCGTCGTGTTCAACGGCGACGGCGTCCACGCCGTCCGCGCCGACTCGCCCGTCGCCGACGACGTCCGCGGCCTCCTCGCGCGAACGCCCGAGGAGACGAACAGCCCGGAGGCACCCACCATCGAGGTGTGCGCCTGTTCCAACTCGCTGGCCGCTCGCGACGTCGCCGAGGACGAACTCGTCTACGGCGTCGACGTCGTCTCCAGCGGGATGGGCGAGTTGACGCGCCGGCAAGCCGACGGCTACGGGTACATCAAGGTTCCCTGA
- a CDS encoding A/G-specific adenine glycosylase: MTDHLPEDRDAVREALVAWYEDDHREFPWRRTDDAYRILVSEVMSQQTQLSRVEEAYADFLDTWPTVSDLADAERGAVVSFWSGHSLGYNNRAKYLHEAATQVVEEYDGAFPTDPDELQELMGVGPYTANAVASFAFNNGDAVVDTNVKRVLHRAFGVPDDDAAFAEAASAIMPAGESRVWNNAIMELGGVACGQSPACDEAGCPWRRWCRAYETGDFTAPDVPEQPSFEGSRRQMRGKVVRALGNHDELALDELGPRIRVDYSPDGDGEGSRSWLRGLVNDLADDGLVAVEDGDGETVASLRR; this comes from the coding sequence ATGACCGACCACCTCCCAGAGGACCGCGACGCCGTTCGGGAGGCGCTCGTCGCGTGGTACGAGGACGACCACCGCGAGTTCCCGTGGCGCCGCACCGACGACGCCTACCGCATCCTCGTCTCGGAGGTGATGAGCCAGCAGACGCAGTTGTCACGCGTGGAGGAAGCGTACGCCGACTTCCTCGACACCTGGCCGACCGTCTCGGACCTGGCCGACGCAGAGCGCGGCGCGGTCGTCTCGTTCTGGTCGGGCCACTCGCTGGGGTACAACAACCGCGCGAAGTACCTCCACGAGGCGGCGACGCAGGTCGTCGAGGAGTACGACGGCGCGTTCCCGACTGACCCCGACGAGCTACAGGAGCTGATGGGCGTCGGCCCGTACACGGCGAACGCTGTCGCCTCGTTCGCGTTCAACAACGGTGACGCGGTGGTCGACACGAACGTCAAGCGCGTGCTCCACCGCGCGTTCGGCGTCCCCGACGACGACGCGGCGTTCGCCGAGGCGGCGTCGGCGATCATGCCCGCCGGCGAGTCGCGTGTGTGGAACAACGCGATCATGGAACTCGGCGGCGTCGCCTGCGGGCAGTCGCCCGCCTGCGACGAGGCTGGCTGTCCGTGGCGGCGCTGGTGTCGCGCCTACGAGACGGGCGACTTCACCGCACCGGACGTGCCCGAGCAGCCGAGTTTCGAGGGGAGTCGCCGGCAGATGCGCGGGAAGGTCGTCCGCGCACTCGGGAACCACGACGAACTCGCGCTCGACGAGTTGGGGCCGCGCATCCGCGTCGACTACAGCCCCGATGGCGACGGCGAGGGGAGTCGCTCGTGGCTCCGCGGCCTCGTCAACGACCTCGCGGACGACGGCCTCGTCGCCGTCGAGGACGGCGACGGCGAGACGGTCGCGTCGTTGCGCCGGTGA
- a CDS encoding zinc ribbon domain-containing protein, which yields MRQDLVLRSLLAGFALAVAPAVLVYYLAAGPMVWLATGTLVAASGLVVAYSADEPGDRDEPSPTAKTNCPDCGARVPVDDATCEYCGTDLDG from the coding sequence ATGCGACAGGATCTGGTCCTCCGCTCGCTGCTCGCCGGGTTCGCCCTCGCGGTCGCTCCTGCGGTACTCGTGTACTACCTCGCCGCCGGGCCGATGGTGTGGCTCGCGACGGGCACGCTCGTCGCGGCGAGCGGACTCGTCGTCGCGTACTCCGCCGACGAGCCGGGTGACCGCGACGAACCGTCTCCGACTGCGAAGACGAACTGCCCCGACTGTGGCGCACGCGTCCCCGTCGACGACGCGACCTGCGAGTACTGCGGGACCGACCTCGACGGATGA
- a CDS encoding aminotransferase class III-fold pyridoxal phosphate-dependent enzyme, whose product MDRDTAEVRVTEMPGERAREWASYHREVAATTTYVYDFVWDITEDAEGPFCTDVDGNVLLDFTSHVAAAPLGYNNPKIMDRMAEFDMVDPTKIAGQDFYVSDGAAPGESDLPGPADLMHELTDRTSHYDLDTVFLSNSGAEAVENAIKICYDNSDGGKYGVTFDGAFHGRTLGALSLNRSKSVYRKKYPEVPGVHDVPYCDDRACSPETCSCGFFVDDGDTSILREKLDPKTGHVNPEETSYIIMEPIQGEGGYRFPSESFMQEVADLAAEHDIPLVADEIQSGMGRTGEMWGSDHYPVEPDVITGAKGMRVGATIANEDTFPDERARLSSTWGAGDIVSSALGVFTLRAIDEYDLLDNAVVRGEQFKETVRDAALPGVTDVRGEGLMLAVEFESPDLRDDVLDAALKRGLLTLACGSKVIRFLPPLDVTEREIDIGARLLIEATRAVN is encoded by the coding sequence ATGGACCGAGACACCGCCGAGGTCCGGGTCACGGAGATGCCCGGCGAGCGGGCCCGCGAGTGGGCGTCGTACCACCGCGAGGTCGCCGCGACGACGACGTACGTGTACGACTTCGTGTGGGACATCACCGAGGACGCTGAGGGGCCGTTCTGCACCGACGTCGACGGGAACGTCCTGCTGGACTTCACCTCGCACGTCGCCGCCGCGCCGCTCGGGTACAACAACCCCAAGATCATGGACCGGATGGCCGAGTTTGACATGGTCGACCCGACGAAGATCGCAGGGCAGGACTTCTACGTCTCCGACGGCGCCGCCCCCGGCGAGTCCGACCTCCCGGGGCCGGCGGACTTGATGCACGAGTTGACCGACCGCACGAGCCACTACGACCTCGACACCGTCTTCCTCTCGAACTCCGGGGCCGAGGCCGTCGAGAACGCGATCAAGATCTGCTACGACAACTCCGACGGCGGGAAGTACGGCGTCACCTTCGACGGCGCGTTCCACGGGCGCACGCTCGGCGCGCTGTCGCTCAACCGCTCGAAGTCGGTGTACCGCAAGAAGTACCCCGAGGTGCCCGGCGTCCACGACGTCCCGTACTGCGATGACCGCGCGTGCTCGCCCGAGACGTGCTCGTGCGGCTTCTTCGTCGACGACGGCGACACGTCGATCCTCCGCGAGAAACTCGACCCGAAGACGGGCCACGTCAACCCCGAGGAGACGTCCTACATCATCATGGAGCCGATCCAGGGTGAGGGCGGCTACCGGTTCCCCTCGGAGTCGTTCATGCAGGAGGTCGCCGACCTCGCCGCCGAACACGACATCCCGCTGGTCGCCGACGAGATTCAGTCGGGCATGGGCCGCACCGGCGAGATGTGGGGGTCGGACCACTACCCGGTCGAGCCGGACGTGATCACCGGCGCGAAGGGGATGCGCGTCGGCGCGACCATCGCCAACGAGGACACCTTCCCGGACGAGCGCGCCCGCCTCTCGTCGACGTGGGGCGCCGGCGACATCGTCTCCTCGGCGCTGGGCGTGTTCACGCTGCGCGCCATCGACGAGTACGACCTGCTCGACAACGCCGTCGTCCGCGGCGAGCAGTTCAAAGAGACCGTCCGCGACGCCGCGCTCCCGGGCGTCACCGACGTGCGTGGCGAGGGGCTGATGCTCGCCGTCGAGTTCGAGTCGCCCGACCTGCGCGACGACGTGCTCGACGCCGCGCTGAAGCGCGGCCTCCTCACGCTCGCGTGCGGGTCGAAGGTGATCCGGTTCCTCCCGCCGCTGGACGTAACCGAGCGCGAAATCGACATCGGCGCGCGACTGCTGATCGAGGCGACGCGCGCAGTCAACTGA